In a genomic window of Bradyrhizobium ontarionense:
- a CDS encoding MFS transporter yields MAAKIETAEARAPAASEHYRWIVLLIAWLSFLFSFMDRLTWANVAVSAGQSLGLSLAQLGVFVTAFYVGYVICNAVGGVMSDVVGGRATLTISMLSLGASTFLFGFTSSLTMGIALQAAMGLAAGADYASCIKLIVNWFDRRSRGRAMGLLLVASSLGVTATNAIVPTLAAWVGWRGVYQALGIATVLVGVIAYALLRDRPSDQPVVAVKPPPIGLLLRDRNVLLLTLSGFGAFWGTWGFAFWANALMIRGHGLTAVEAGLVMSLAGIAAMIGKPLIGLMADWLGGKEKWLTIGTLALFAVMLLVFGTLHDRLAFQIAAPLLGFGAFVYSPLLAVMVADVAGAASAGSATGLTASVWQLGSTIVPVVVGVIYQATGSFMAAFATLAAGPALAILCLLFLKLRERT; encoded by the coding sequence ATGGCCGCGAAAATCGAAACTGCCGAGGCACGCGCGCCGGCCGCATCCGAACATTATCGCTGGATCGTGCTGCTGATCGCATGGCTGAGCTTCCTGTTCAGCTTCATGGACCGACTGACCTGGGCGAACGTGGCCGTCTCGGCCGGCCAGTCGCTGGGCCTCTCACTGGCGCAGCTCGGCGTCTTCGTGACCGCGTTCTATGTCGGCTACGTCATCTGCAACGCGGTCGGCGGGGTCATGAGCGATGTCGTCGGCGGCCGCGCGACGCTGACGATCTCCATGCTGTCGCTCGGCGCGTCCACCTTCCTGTTCGGATTTACCTCGTCGCTGACCATGGGCATCGCCCTGCAGGCGGCGATGGGTCTCGCGGCCGGCGCCGACTACGCGTCGTGCATCAAGCTGATCGTCAACTGGTTCGATCGCCGCAGCCGCGGCCGCGCGATGGGACTGTTGCTCGTCGCCTCGTCGCTCGGCGTCACCGCCACCAATGCGATCGTGCCGACGCTGGCCGCCTGGGTCGGATGGCGCGGGGTCTACCAGGCGCTCGGCATCGCGACCGTGCTGGTCGGCGTGATCGCCTATGCTTTGTTGCGCGACCGTCCCAGCGACCAGCCGGTGGTCGCCGTCAAGCCTCCGCCGATCGGGCTACTGCTGCGCGACCGGAACGTGCTGCTGCTGACACTCAGCGGTTTCGGCGCCTTCTGGGGCACCTGGGGCTTTGCGTTCTGGGCCAACGCGCTGATGATCCGCGGCCATGGGCTGACGGCCGTGGAGGCCGGCTTGGTCATGTCGCTCGCAGGCATTGCCGCCATGATCGGAAAGCCGCTGATCGGCCTGATGGCCGACTGGCTGGGCGGAAAGGAAAAATGGCTGACGATCGGCACCCTGGCGTTATTCGCGGTGATGCTGCTGGTGTTCGGGACATTGCACGACAGGCTGGCCTTTCAGATCGCAGCGCCCCTGCTCGGCTTCGGCGCTTTTGTCTACAGCCCCCTGCTGGCCGTGATGGTCGCCGATGTCGCCGGCGCCGCTTCGGCCGGATCGGCGACGGGACTGACCGCCAGCGTCTGGCAGCTCGGAAGCACGATCGTGCCGGTCGTGGTCGGCGTGATCTATCAGGCGACCGGCTCGTTCATGGCCGCCTTCGCTACGCTTGCGGCCGGCCCTGCGCTGGCGATCCTCTGCCTGCTGTTCCTGAAGCTGCGCGAACGGACGTGA
- a CDS encoding FAD-dependent oxidoreductase, with protein MVHMAVREPIRDTSVLGSYDVVVVGGGPAGLAAASSAARGGADVLLVERYGFLGGMGTAGGVTNFAGLFGLVHGETRQVVHGVVDELLDRLDRLGGLNEPQQGLQGRITVRSYDVSTLKCAADDLLLAAGVKLLFHAVAVDVAMDDDRIAALVVETKSGRRAIRAKLFIDCSGDADLAARAGVPFETGDGHGGGLFPTMMFRVGGVDPARALAAIGEFKAIDGLMSEAAGRGYRFPREGAIVRPQKNPTEWRVNVTQIRNAQGSVMDATDALQLSDGEIEGRRQIQEYFRFLKHEVPGFEHAHIVEIAPQVGIRESRRIEGIYQLSGQDIVGCADFDDTIGVNSWPMELHVAGKVEWGFYPDGSRGFCQLPFRMLLPKGVSNLLVAGRCASMTHEGQSAARASGACFAMGQAAGTAAAMVASESTNAALRELDVSSLQTKLTAQGAYLGTDL; from the coding sequence TTGGTCCATATGGCTGTTCGGGAACCGATCCGTGACACCAGCGTGCTCGGTTCCTACGATGTGGTGGTCGTAGGCGGAGGTCCTGCCGGTCTGGCCGCGGCCAGCTCGGCGGCCAGAGGTGGCGCCGACGTCCTGCTGGTGGAGCGCTACGGCTTCCTGGGGGGCATGGGCACCGCCGGCGGCGTCACCAACTTCGCCGGCCTGTTTGGCCTGGTGCATGGCGAAACCCGTCAGGTCGTGCACGGCGTGGTCGACGAACTGCTGGACCGGCTCGACCGGCTGGGCGGTCTGAACGAGCCGCAGCAGGGACTGCAGGGACGGATCACAGTCCGCTCCTACGACGTCTCCACCCTGAAATGCGCGGCCGACGATCTCCTGCTCGCCGCAGGCGTGAAGCTGTTGTTTCACGCTGTCGCCGTCGACGTCGCGATGGACGATGATCGTATCGCGGCGCTGGTCGTCGAGACCAAATCCGGCCGCCGCGCCATCCGGGCCAAGCTGTTCATCGACTGCTCCGGCGATGCCGACCTTGCAGCCCGCGCCGGCGTTCCCTTCGAGACCGGCGACGGTCATGGCGGCGGGCTGTTTCCAACCATGATGTTCCGGGTCGGCGGCGTCGATCCGGCCCGCGCGCTCGCGGCGATCGGCGAGTTCAAGGCGATCGACGGGCTGATGAGCGAGGCTGCCGGCCGCGGTTATCGGTTTCCGCGCGAAGGCGCCATCGTGCGGCCGCAGAAGAACCCGACCGAATGGCGCGTCAACGTGACCCAGATCCGCAACGCCCAAGGCAGCGTGATGGACGCCACCGACGCGCTGCAGCTCAGCGACGGAGAAATCGAAGGGCGCCGGCAGATCCAGGAATATTTTCGCTTCCTGAAGCACGAGGTCCCTGGCTTCGAGCACGCGCATATCGTCGAGATCGCCCCGCAGGTGGGCATCCGCGAGAGTCGGCGCATCGAAGGCATCTACCAGCTCTCCGGCCAGGACATCGTCGGCTGCGCAGATTTCGACGACACCATCGGCGTCAATTCCTGGCCGATGGAGCTGCATGTCGCGGGCAAGGTCGAGTGGGGCTTCTATCCCGACGGCAGCCGCGGCTTCTGCCAGCTGCCTTTTCGCATGCTGCTGCCGAAGGGCGTCTCCAATCTGCTCGTTGCCGGCCGCTGCGCCTCCATGACGCATGAAGGACAATCGGCGGCGCGCGCCAGCGGCGCCTGCTTTGCGATGGGTCAGGCCGCGGGCACCGCCGCAGCCATGGTCGCAAGCGAGTCAACCAACGCCGCGCTGCGCGAGCTCGATGTGAGCTCGCTGCAGACGAAGCTGACCGCGCAAGGCGCCTATCTCGGGACCGATTTGTAA
- a CDS encoding MATE family efflux transporter yields MFSIAGPAMLANMTTPLIGVVATTAIGRLGEASQLGGVAMASVIFDCLFWLFGFLRVSTLAFTAQSLGAGHTSGIRVTLMRGLLVAALVGTALIALQLPLADILFAAMGGSDAVVNAGRSYFLVRIWSAPFALANYVFLGWLIGQAWARLALAVQITINLINMTATLVLVSMLDFGITGAAIAAVIAETSGVVIGLAVARHYLPGRLVQSWHELLDRDQLLRVLAVNRDIMIRTAALIAVYLFFNAQGARAGDVTLAANAVLNNFLLVSAFFLDGFANAAEQLCGFALGARDRKAFNGATRLILAWGFGFALAVTVVLAIAGPALIDMMTASAAVRLAARDFLVFVVVSPLPAVFAFAFDGIYIGATWARDMRNLMLASLAAFLLTWFALRSLGNLALWFALLGFYAARGALQAARYPALLKASFGK; encoded by the coding sequence GTGTTCTCCATCGCGGGCCCGGCGATGCTCGCCAACATGACGACGCCACTGATCGGGGTCGTCGCGACCACCGCGATCGGCCGGCTGGGCGAGGCGAGCCAGCTCGGCGGCGTCGCCATGGCCTCGGTGATCTTCGACTGCCTGTTCTGGCTGTTCGGCTTCCTGCGCGTGAGCACGCTGGCGTTCACCGCGCAGTCGCTCGGTGCCGGCCACACCAGCGGGATTCGCGTGACGCTGATGCGCGGGCTCCTGGTCGCAGCGCTGGTCGGCACCGCGCTGATCGCATTGCAGCTGCCGCTGGCCGATATCCTGTTTGCCGCGATGGGCGGATCGGACGCGGTCGTCAACGCCGGACGCAGCTACTTCCTGGTCCGGATCTGGTCTGCCCCGTTCGCGCTCGCCAACTACGTGTTCCTCGGCTGGCTGATCGGCCAGGCCTGGGCCCGGCTGGCACTCGCCGTGCAGATCACGATCAACCTCATCAACATGACGGCGACGCTGGTGCTGGTCTCCATGCTCGATTTCGGGATCACGGGTGCCGCCATCGCCGCCGTGATTGCCGAGACCAGCGGCGTCGTGATCGGCCTCGCCGTCGCGCGGCATTATCTCCCCGGCCGGCTGGTGCAGTCATGGCATGAGCTGCTCGACCGGGATCAGCTGCTGCGCGTTCTCGCCGTCAACCGCGACATCATGATCCGAACGGCGGCGCTGATCGCCGTCTATCTGTTCTTCAATGCGCAAGGCGCCCGCGCCGGCGACGTGACGCTGGCGGCCAATGCCGTGCTGAACAACTTCCTGCTCGTCAGCGCCTTCTTCCTCGACGGCTTCGCCAACGCCGCCGAACAATTGTGCGGCTTCGCGCTGGGTGCGCGCGACCGCAAGGCCTTCAACGGCGCCACCCGGCTGATCCTCGCCTGGGGCTTCGGCTTTGCGCTCGCGGTCACCGTCGTGCTCGCCATTGCAGGCCCGGCCCTGATCGACATGATGACGGCGTCTGCGGCGGTGCGGCTCGCCGCGCGCGACTTTCTCGTCTTCGTGGTCGTCTCGCCGCTGCCGGCTGTTTTCGCCTTCGCTTTCGACGGAATCTATATCGGCGCGACCTGGGCGCGCGACATGCGCAACCTGATGCTGGCCTCGCTCGCGGCGTTCCTCTTGACCTGGTTCGCCCTTCGCTCCCTCGGCAATTTGGCGCTGTGGTTCGCGCTGCTCGGCTTCTACGCCGCCCGCGGCGCGCTGCAGGCGGCGAGGTATCCTGCGCTGCTCAAGGCGTCGTTCGGGAAGTAG
- a CDS encoding LysR family transcriptional regulator: protein MDALQNLRAYLSVAETGSFSAAARRSGLATSVLTKRVDQLEHAVKTRLFVRTTRTVMLTEAGRRWIERVRSLVADFDDTMRQVSDAGHDLEGPIRVKAPTTLTVLYLADILARFQALHPKLSMDIVLADRAVNPADEGFDVAIAAFGAAFSDVVDIPLCPLRPMLCASPDYVARRGAPAHPRDLIAHDTLNFAPTGSVWSFNGPQGPTTVEIDPRISANDGQVLLRAALAGNGIALLSEYLTAPKLAAGELVPVLDSYQPPERWVKMLIPEARMQVARIRALSQFVEDAFSPSPPWARNF, encoded by the coding sequence ATGGATGCGCTCCAGAATCTTCGCGCTTACCTGTCCGTCGCCGAGACCGGCAGTTTTTCGGCCGCAGCCCGGCGGAGCGGACTTGCGACCTCGGTGCTGACCAAGCGGGTCGATCAGCTCGAACACGCGGTGAAGACCAGGCTGTTCGTTCGAACGACCCGGACGGTGATGCTGACCGAAGCCGGCCGGCGCTGGATCGAGCGGGTCCGGTCGCTGGTGGCGGATTTTGACGACACGATGCGGCAGGTGTCCGACGCCGGGCACGACCTCGAGGGGCCGATCCGGGTCAAGGCGCCGACGACGCTCACCGTGCTGTATCTCGCCGACATCCTGGCGCGCTTCCAGGCGCTGCACCCCAAGCTCAGCATGGATATCGTGCTGGCCGATCGGGCGGTGAACCCTGCGGACGAAGGTTTTGACGTTGCGATCGCGGCGTTCGGTGCGGCCTTCAGCGATGTGGTCGATATTCCACTGTGCCCGCTGCGACCCATGCTCTGCGCATCGCCCGACTACGTCGCTCGCCGCGGCGCGCCCGCGCATCCGCGTGACCTGATCGCACATGATACGCTGAACTTCGCGCCGACGGGATCGGTCTGGTCGTTCAACGGCCCGCAGGGACCAACCACGGTGGAGATCGATCCCAGGATCAGCGCCAATGACGGGCAGGTCCTGCTCCGCGCGGCACTGGCCGGAAACGGCATTGCTCTGCTGTCCGAGTATCTGACGGCGCCGAAGTTGGCCGCGGGCGAGCTGGTGCCTGTGCTGGACAGCTATCAACCGCCGGAGCGATGGGTGAAGATGCTGATTCCCGAAGCGCGCATGCAGGTGGCCCGCATCCGCGCGCTGTCGCAGTTCGTCGAGGACGCGTTCTCGCCGTCTCCGCCGTGGGCCCGCAACTTCTGA
- a CDS encoding MBL fold metallo-hydrolase: MQLRFVGCGDAFGSGGRSNTCFHLTGARTNLLIDCGASSLPALKRLGIACNDVALILITHFHGDHFAGLPFLLLDAQFSRRTRPLVIAGPAGIATRLTQVMEALLENSSTTPRRFELSVVAMEPEQPARFGDICVTPHAVVHGSAGGPFLGYRIETEGRIVAYTADTEWTESLIPLGRDADLLIAEAYTYDKPVKNHLSLAALEARLAEIRPKRLVLTHMSDDMLGRLDGIRHMTAHDGMMIEL, encoded by the coding sequence ATGCAGCTCCGCTTCGTCGGCTGCGGTGACGCGTTCGGCTCGGGCGGCAGGTCCAATACCTGCTTCCACCTGACCGGCGCGCGCACCAATCTGCTGATCGACTGCGGCGCCTCGTCGCTGCCGGCGCTGAAGCGGCTCGGCATTGCCTGCAACGATGTCGCGCTGATCCTGATCACGCATTTCCATGGCGATCATTTCGCGGGCCTGCCGTTCCTGCTGCTCGATGCGCAGTTCTCGCGCCGGACGCGGCCACTGGTGATCGCCGGCCCGGCCGGGATCGCGACGCGGCTGACGCAGGTGATGGAAGCGCTGCTCGAGAATTCGTCGACGACGCCGCGCAGGTTCGAGCTGTCGGTGGTCGCGATGGAGCCGGAGCAGCCAGCGCGCTTTGGCGACATTTGCGTGACGCCCCATGCCGTCGTTCACGGCAGCGCCGGCGGGCCGTTTCTCGGCTACCGCATCGAGACCGAAGGACGAATCGTCGCCTATACGGCTGACACGGAATGGACCGAGAGCCTGATCCCGCTCGGACGCGACGCCGACCTGTTGATTGCCGAAGCCTACACTTACGACAAGCCGGTGAAAAACCACCTCAGCCTTGCCGCGCTCGAGGCCCGTCTCGCGGAGATCCGGCCGAAGCGGCTGGTGCTCACGCATATGAGCGACGACATGCTGGGCCGGCTGGACGGCATTCGCCACATGACCGCGCATGACGGTATGATGATTGAGCTCTAG
- a CDS encoding DUF6460 domain-containing protein — protein MSNDVRDYPARPRSQDGLYRFLGGSPLGVAFRLILLSILVGVVLSAIGFDPLNILYSIRLLFIRLYELGFDAFNWLWRYFLLGAVIVIPLWFLSRLFAPRGR, from the coding sequence ATGTCGAACGACGTCAGGGATTATCCGGCCCGCCCTCGCAGCCAGGATGGCCTGTATCGCTTTCTCGGCGGTTCGCCGCTCGGCGTGGCATTCAGGCTGATCCTGCTGTCGATCCTGGTCGGCGTGGTGCTGTCAGCGATCGGCTTCGATCCGCTCAACATTCTCTACAGCATCCGGCTCTTGTTCATCCGGCTGTATGAGCTCGGCTTCGACGCCTTCAACTGGCTGTGGCGCTACTTCCTGCTCGGCGCGGTCATCGTGATCCCGCTCTGGTTCCTGTCGCGGCTGTTTGCCCCGCGCGGCAGATAA
- a CDS encoding quinone-dependent dihydroorotate dehydrogenase, with amino-acid sequence MIRAFDTLSLPLLRWLDAEDAHRLAIQGLKLLPAIKPRPDVANLAVRAFGLNFPNPVGMAAGFDKNAEVPDALLRLGFGFVEIGSVTPRPQSGNPRPRLFRLERDEAVINRMGFNNDGAEQILRRLAGRAHLGGIVGVNVGANKDSADRVADYVRLIETFAPVASYFTVNISSPNTPGLRNLQQASQLDDLLAKVLEARDRIRRKSGDTPVLLKIAPDLSLAELDDVVHVARSRGVDGMIVSNTTLARPSSLREQLRAKEQGGLSGRPLFRLSTRMVAETFVRVEGAFPLVGVGGIDTGGAALTKIRAGASLIQLYSSLVYKGLGLVESIKADLTSTLLRTGRDALSEIVGADAATITAEDWPV; translated from the coding sequence GTGATCCGCGCCTTCGACACCCTATCGCTGCCGCTGCTGCGCTGGCTCGACGCCGAGGATGCGCACCGGCTCGCCATCCAGGGCCTGAAGCTGCTGCCGGCGATCAAGCCGCGGCCGGACGTTGCCAATCTCGCCGTGCGGGCCTTCGGGCTGAACTTCCCCAATCCGGTCGGGATGGCCGCGGGTTTCGACAAGAACGCCGAGGTGCCCGACGCGCTGCTCCGGCTCGGCTTCGGCTTCGTCGAGATCGGGTCGGTGACCCCCCGGCCGCAGAGCGGCAATCCGCGGCCGCGTCTGTTCCGCCTGGAGCGCGACGAGGCGGTCATCAACCGGATGGGCTTCAACAATGACGGCGCCGAGCAGATCTTGCGGCGGCTGGCCGGGCGCGCCCATCTCGGCGGCATCGTCGGCGTCAATGTCGGCGCCAACAAGGATTCGGCCGATCGCGTCGCCGACTACGTCCGACTGATCGAGACCTTTGCGCCGGTCGCGAGCTATTTCACGGTCAACATTTCCTCGCCCAACACGCCGGGCCTGCGCAATCTGCAGCAGGCCTCGCAGCTCGATGACCTCCTGGCCAAAGTGCTGGAGGCGCGCGACCGTATCAGGCGGAAGTCCGGCGACACGCCGGTGCTGCTCAAGATCGCGCCCGATCTCAGCCTCGCCGAGCTCGACGATGTCGTCCACGTCGCGCGCTCGCGCGGGGTCGACGGCATGATCGTGTCCAACACGACGCTCGCCCGTCCTTCCAGCCTGCGCGAGCAGCTCCGCGCCAAGGAGCAGGGCGGTCTCTCGGGCCGCCCGCTGTTCAGGCTGTCGACGCGCATGGTGGCGGAGACCTTCGTGCGCGTCGAAGGCGCGTTTCCGCTTGTCGGCGTCGGCGGCATCGACACCGGCGGCGCGGCGCTCACCAAGATCCGCGCCGGCGCCAGCCTGATCCAGCTGTATTCCTCGCTGGTCTACAAGGGGCTCGGCCTGGTCGAGAGCATCAAGGCCGATCTGACCTCGACCCTGCTGCGCACGGGGCGCGACGCGCTGTCGGAAATCGTCGGCGCCGATGCGGCCACCATCACCGCCGAGGACTGGCCGGTCTGA
- a CDS encoding lysine--tRNA ligase encodes MSTIDLVQTSPSDLRALAEQSNAWPFEQAKAIVNRLKKNPKDEVLFETGYGPSGLPHIGTFGEVARTTMVRHAFRVLTEDKIKTRLLAFSDDMDGLRKVPDNVPNKDMLAAHLGKPLSRVPDPFSNEYPSFAAHNNARLRAFLDRFGFDYEFASSTEYYTSGRFDAALLRMLERLEKVMAIMLPSLREERAASYSPFLPICPRTGLVLYVPIVEHDAKAGTISYDDPETKERMTVPVTGGHCKLQWKPDWAMRWHALGVDYEMAGKDLIDSVKLSGKICAALGGTPPEGFNYELFLDEKGQKISKSKGNGLTIDEWLRYASPESLSLFMYREPKAAKRLYFDVIPRNVDDYQQFLEGFPKQDPKQQLGNPVWHIHSGRPPKADMPVTFQLLLTLVSSSNAENAETLWGFIGRYRPGVTPQTHPKLDAMVGYAINYYRDFVAPTKTFREPTEGERVALQDLRDALSNLPAEASAEDIQNVVYEIGRREPFLDHAKKGKDGRPGVSLDWFNMLYQVLLGQEKGPRFGSFVAVYGVNNAVAMIDGALARSA; translated from the coding sequence GCCTGGCCGTTCGAACAGGCGAAAGCGATCGTCAACCGGCTGAAGAAGAACCCGAAGGATGAGGTGCTGTTCGAGACCGGCTACGGCCCGTCCGGCCTGCCGCATATCGGCACCTTCGGCGAGGTGGCGCGCACCACCATGGTGCGCCACGCCTTCCGCGTGCTGACCGAGGACAAGATCAAGACGCGCCTGCTGGCGTTCTCCGACGACATGGACGGCCTGCGCAAGGTGCCGGACAACGTGCCGAACAAGGACATGCTGGCGGCCCATCTCGGCAAGCCCCTGTCGCGCGTCCCCGACCCGTTCTCCAACGAATATCCGTCGTTCGCGGCCCACAACAATGCCCGGCTGCGCGCCTTTCTCGACCGCTTTGGCTTCGATTACGAGTTTGCCTCCTCGACCGAGTACTACACATCGGGGCGGTTCGACGCCGCGCTGCTGCGCATGCTGGAGCGGCTGGAGAAGGTGATGGCGATCATGCTGCCGTCGCTGCGCGAGGAGCGCGCCGCGAGCTACTCGCCGTTCCTCCCGATCTGCCCGCGCACCGGGCTCGTGCTCTATGTGCCGATTGTCGAGCACGATGCCAAGGCCGGCACCATCTCCTACGACGATCCCGAGACCAAGGAGCGCATGACCGTCCCGGTCACCGGCGGTCATTGCAAGCTGCAATGGAAGCCGGACTGGGCGATGCGCTGGCACGCGCTCGGCGTCGACTATGAAATGGCCGGCAAGGACCTGATCGACTCGGTCAAGCTGTCGGGCAAGATCTGCGCGGCGCTCGGCGGCACGCCGCCCGAGGGATTCAACTACGAGCTGTTCCTCGACGAGAAGGGCCAGAAGATCTCGAAGTCCAAGGGCAACGGGCTCACCATCGACGAATGGCTGCGCTATGCCTCGCCGGAATCGCTGTCGCTGTTCATGTATCGCGAGCCGAAGGCGGCCAAGCGGCTGTATTTCGACGTCATCCCGCGCAACGTCGACGACTACCAGCAGTTCCTGGAAGGCTTCCCGAAGCAGGACCCCAAGCAGCAGCTCGGCAACCCGGTCTGGCACATCCATTCAGGCCGGCCGCCGAAGGCCGACATGCCGGTGACGTTCCAGCTGCTCTTGACCCTGGTGTCGTCGTCGAATGCCGAGAATGCCGAGACGCTGTGGGGCTTCATCGGCCGCTACCGTCCCGGCGTGACGCCACAGACGCATCCCAAGCTCGACGCGATGGTCGGCTACGCCATCAACTATTATCGCGATTTCGTCGCGCCGACGAAGACGTTCCGCGAGCCGACCGAGGGCGAGCGCGTGGCGCTGCAGGATCTGCGCGATGCGCTGTCGAACCTGCCTGCCGAAGCGTCCGCCGAGGACATCCAGAACGTCGTCTATGAGATCGGCCGCCGCGAGCCGTTCCTCGACCACGCCAAGAAGGGCAAGGACGGCCGCCCCGGCGTCTCGCTCGACTGGTTCAACATGCTCTACCAGGTGCTGCTCGGCCAGGAGAAGGGCCCGCGCTTCGGCTCCTTCGTCGCGGTCTACGGCGTCAACAACGCGGTCGCGATGATCGACGGCGCGCTGGCGCGTTCGGCCTGA
- a CDS encoding DUF952 domain-containing protein — translation MPKIYKICSASAWREAERQGVYRGSADDLRDGFIHFSTAAQVPETARKHFFGQTALFLVEVETDALGDRLRWERSRNDELFPHLYGELDVGAVTVVHQMHARADGGHDIPELLP, via the coding sequence GTGCCCAAAATCTACAAAATCTGTTCAGCTTCGGCCTGGCGCGAGGCGGAGCGGCAGGGCGTCTACCGCGGCAGCGCGGACGATCTGCGCGATGGATTCATCCATTTTTCGACCGCGGCCCAGGTGCCGGAAACGGCGCGGAAGCACTTCTTCGGGCAGACGGCGCTGTTCCTGGTCGAGGTCGAGACGGATGCGCTGGGCGACCGGCTGCGCTGGGAGCGCTCCCGCAATGACGAGCTGTTCCCGCACCTCTACGGCGAGCTCGATGTCGGCGCGGTGACGGTTGTTCATCAGATGCACGCGCGTGCTGACGGTGGCCACGACATTCCGGAACTTCTGCCGTGA
- a CDS encoding carbonic anhydrase: MDRRHVLKALAGLALCPVCATPGFAAEGAPHWSYEGGTGPEKWGDLDAANKVCGVGTQQSPIDIERPTQARLPDLKLSWGRTADTIVNNGHTIQLNFADGSSTLKLGDTTYKLLQVHFHRPSEHQIGGKNFPMEAHFVHRAASGGLAVVGVLMTTGRPNPVFSQIVSTMPDKEGPAVKADARINPNLMLPARRSYYRYAGSLTTPPCSEVVEWLLLSEPVSVAEADVAKFAKLYPMNARPVQKLDRRFVLQGV, translated from the coding sequence ATGGACCGCCGCCACGTTTTGAAGGCTCTCGCGGGGCTCGCCCTCTGCCCCGTCTGCGCCACGCCGGGCTTCGCCGCGGAAGGCGCCCCGCATTGGAGCTATGAAGGCGGGACCGGACCGGAAAAATGGGGCGACCTCGACGCGGCCAACAAGGTCTGCGGCGTCGGCACGCAGCAATCCCCCATCGACATCGAACGGCCGACGCAGGCCCGGCTGCCGGACCTCAAGCTGTCCTGGGGCAGGACCGCCGACACCATCGTCAACAACGGTCATACGATCCAGCTCAACTTCGCCGACGGCAGCAGCACGCTGAAATTGGGCGACACCACCTACAAGCTGCTGCAGGTGCATTTCCACCGGCCGAGCGAGCATCAGATCGGCGGCAAGAACTTTCCGATGGAGGCGCATTTCGTCCACCGCGCCGCCTCGGGCGGGCTCGCCGTGGTCGGCGTCCTCATGACCACCGGCCGCCCCAATCCCGTGTTCTCCCAGATCGTATCGACGATGCCTGACAAGGAAGGTCCCGCCGTCAAGGCCGATGCGCGCATCAATCCCAATCTGATGCTGCCGGCGCGCCGCTCCTATTATCGCTACGCCGGCTCGCTGACCACGCCGCCCTGCTCGGAGGTGGTCGAATGGCTGCTGCTGAGCGAGCCGGTCTCGGTGGCGGAAGCCGACGTGGCGAAATTCGCCAAGCTGTATCCGATGAATGCCCGCCCGGTGCAGAAGCTCGACCGCCGCTTCGTGCTGCAGGGGGTGTGA